One part of the Glycine soja cultivar W05 chromosome 11, ASM419377v2, whole genome shotgun sequence genome encodes these proteins:
- the LOC114374241 gene encoding trihelix transcription factor ASIL2-like, producing the protein MEDNNNNNNNKAEKQQDDSSHHHPSLLLPNPNHSTTINNNTKEDHHHRLKRDEWSEGAVTTLLEAYEAKWVLRNRAKLKGHDWEDVAKHVSARANSTKSPKTQTQCKNKIESMKKRYRSESATTADASSSWPLYSRLDVLLRGTAPISSSLSPPPIAAARPIIAAPSSQSPHNQALVLLEPPPSVAPPPIAIAQNSYGSNGVERLLAKEDGIGAKSSEHVSNKNPMDSDSSTPALYSEKDKVRCNKRKMKSENNKRRRNNNNEDMEIVESIRWLAEMVVRSEQTRMDTMKEIERMRVEAEAKRGEMELKRTEIIANTQLEIAKIFASVNKGVDSSLRIGRS; encoded by the exons ATGgaggataataataataataacaacaacaaagcaGAGAAGCAGCAAGATGATAGTAGCCACCACCACCCATCTCTCCTCCTTCCTAACCCTAATCATAGCACCACcatcaacaacaacaccaaGGAGGATCATCATCATAGGTTGAAGAGAGATGAGTGGAGTGAAGGGGCTGTGACAACCCTTCTTGAGGCCTATGAGGCCAAATGGGTGCTGAGAAACAGAGCAAAACTTAAGGGCCATGATTGGGAAGATGTTGCAAAACATGTCTCAGCAAGAGCAAACTCCACCAAGTCACCAAAGACTCAGACACAGTGCAAGAACAAGATTGAGTCCATGAAGAAAAGGTACAGATCAGAGTCTGCCACCACTGCTGATGCCTCCTCTTCTTGGCCTTTGTATTCTCGCCTCGACGTTCTTCTTCGCGGGACCGCACCGATATCTTCTTCACTGTCACCACCACCTATAGCAGCAGCAAGACCAATAATAGCAGCACCATCGTCTCAATCACCACATAACCAGGCTTTGGTGTTGTTGGAGCCACCTCCTTCTGTTGCTCCTCCACCAATTGCAATTGCACAAAACTCATATGGCTCCAATGGTGTTGAAAGACTACTAGCAAag GAAGATGGGATAGGAGCCAAGTCATCTGAGCATGTATCTAACAAGAATCCAATGGACTCGGATAGTAGCACACCTGCCCTTTACAGTGAAAAGGACAAGGTGAGATGCAACAAGAGGAAGATGAAAAGTGAGAACAACAAGAGGAGaaggaataataataatgaagacATGGAAATAGTAGAGAGCATAAGGTGGCTTGCTGAAATGGTGGTGAGGTCAGAACAAACAAGAATGGACACAATGAAAGAGATTGAGAGGATGAGAGTTGAAGCTGAGGCAAAGAGAGGAGAAATGGAGCTTAAGAGAACTGAAATCATTGCCAATACACAACTAGAGATTGCTAAGATCTTTGCAAGTGTCAATAAAGGTGTTGATTCTTCACTAAGAATTGGAAGAAGTTAA